Genomic window (Campylobacter sp. RM16704):
TATTTACATCATTTAATGCATCAAAATTTCTTATGGTTGTTGTGCCATGCTTTGCAAACATTTTTGCATGTAAATCGATAATTTCTTTACTACCTGTATCAAGCGCTACAGTATTAACCCCTCTTGCAAGAGTTTGTAAATTTGTATCTTTTCCAACAATGGCTCTAAATTTATCCATCATCTCAAAGGCATTTTCATTTAAATAAAAAAATAAGCTTTGAAATCTAGCTCCACCGCCAAATTCAAAATGCTTAATATCTGCTTCTTTGGCTGCTTCTAAAGCAGGAAAAAAGTCATTCATTAAAACTCTAGCACCATAAACAGATTGAAAACCATCTCTAAATGTAGTATCCATCACATCAATTAATTTTTTAGCCATAATTTTTCCTTATTTTTGCATCTTTGCAATTATAACTTTACTTTCTTAAAAAATAAATTTATAAAATTTGATTTAACATAATGATAATAATTGCAATAGGTGCAACAAATCTGAGTAAAAAATACCATATTTCAAAAATACTTTTACTCATAAACTTAGAAAATAAATTATAAATTTTTTCTTTATCTATAAAAAATCCTACAAAAATGGCACTTGCTATAGCTCCAAGTGGTAACATAAAATTAGAGGTTAATTTATCTAAGATATCAAAAAAACTAAAACCAAAAAAACTAAAGCTAACACCATAGCTAATACTAAAAGATAAAATACAACTCATTCCTAAAATAAAAACTATAAAGCCTATAAATATCAAGGCTTTTATTCTTGAAATTTTATACTCATTAACAAGATAAAAAGTAAAAGGTTCTATCATAGAAACTGCTGAAGTAATCCCTGCAAAAAACAAAGCTAGAAAAAAATAAAAGGCTAGAAAATGACCAAAAATAGTGCCTAAATTAGAAAATAAGGTTGTTAAAGATATAAATACAAGTCCGGCACCTTCTGCTGGATTGGCATTAAATTTAAAAATAAAAGTAAACACAATAAGACCCATCATGAGTCCTATGCATATATTTAAAATTATTATAACTATAGAACTTGTTATTAAATTTGTATCATCCTTTAAAGAGGCTGCATAAGTGGTAATACAACCTATGCCTAAACATAAAGTAAAAAATGCAAGTCCTAAAGCTGTCAATACTGAATTTAAATTAAGCTTACTAAAATCAGGATAAAACAAATAAACAAAAGCTTCTTTAAAACCATCTTGAAAAAAACAATATATTAGCATTAACACAAGCATAATGAACAAACTTGGCATAATCCAAACATTAAGTTTTTCTATACCACTTTTAACACCTCTTGAAACGACAAATAAGGTAAGAAAAAATGCAATTAAAAAATACAAACTACTTTCTAAAATACTATTTTGTATTAAATTTCCAAATAAAACTCCTGCTTCTTGAGTATTAGTAGGTAAATAATAAATCGAAGTTATCATGTATTTTAAAACCCAACCCATAATAACAAGATAAAAAGATAATACAAAAATTCCACCAAGCATAAAAAATCCCGCAAATTTCCATTTTTGAGCATACTTAGTTGCTAAGCTTTTATAAGCATTTACAGGATCGCTTTGGCTTATTCTTCCCATAGCAATTTCAGCTAAAAAAACACAAAATCCTATACTAATAGTTAAAAGCAAATACAAAAGGACAAAGGCAAAACCGCCATTTTGTCCCACTAAAGTTGGAAATTTCCAAGCATTGCCAAGCCCTATTGCCCCACCTGCCACTGCTAAAACAAAGCCTATTTTAGAAAATTTATCATTCATTTTAATACCTTAGAAAAAAAGCTGTCTAGCCATAATTAAAATAACTGCTAGCGGTGAAACATATCTTAAAAAGATATACCAAATTTCAAAATACACCCCACGCATAAAGGGGTGAAATAAAATTTGTAAAGCTTCTTTTTTAAGCACAAAACCTACAAAAAAAGCTGTAATTAAAGCTGAAATTGGCATTAATAAATTTTGTATGAAAAAATCTAAAATATCAAAAAAGCTTTTTCCAAAGAAATTTAAACTCGATGCACTTACATGATAAAAAGAAAGTATAGATAAACTTCCCAAAAAATACACAATCACTCCCACAAAAACCAAGGCTTTTTTTCTTGAAATTTGATAACGATTTATAAGATAAAAAGTAAAAGGTTCTATCATAGAAATAGCTGAAGTAATCCCTGCAAAAAATAAAGCAATAAAAAAAGCTATGGCTAAAATATTTCCTAAAAATCCTAATTTTGCAAAAAGCGTTGTTAGTGATATAAAAATAAGCCCTGGTCCTTGTTGAGTTGGATCAGCTCCAAATTCAAATATAAAAGTAAATACAATAAGTCCCATCATTAAACCGATAATAGTATTAATAATGATAATATTTAAAGCACTACTTATAAAATTTGTTCTATCAGGCAAACTTGCTGCATAGGTTAAAATCACACATACACCTAAAGACATACTAAAAAATGCAAGACCAAGTGCATCTAGTATAGAATTAACACTTAATTTTGAAAAATCAGGTACAAACAAAAACTCACTAGCCTTAGAAAAACCATCCATACTAAAAGAATACCCAAGCATTAAAATAAGTAAAATAAATAAACTTGGCATCATCCAAACATTAAGTTTTTCTATACCACTTTTAACACCTTTTGAAACTACATAAAAAATTACTATAAATACAAAAGTAAAACATATAAATTGAGATAAAACATCATTAGAAAGTAAATTTCCAAAAATAGTGCCTGCTTCATTTGTATCTTTGGGCAATTCAAAAAATCCAAAATAAGCATATTTTGCTATCCAACCTATAACAACACTATAAAAAGACACTAAAATAATAGCACCTAGCATAAAAAATCCTGCCAATGACCATGCTTTTTTATGTTTTGGTGCTAAAGTATAATAAGCATTTACAGGATCTTTTTCACTAAGCTTTCCTATGCTAAGCTCAGCTAGAAAAATAACAAAAGCCACACCTAGTGTTAAAAGCAAATACACCACCACAAAGGCAGAACCTCCATTATTACCCACTAAAGTTGGAAATTTCCAAGCGTTTCCAAGTCCAACAGCTGAACCTGCTACTGCTAAAACAAAGCCTATTTTAGAAAATTTTTCATTCATCTTTTAACCTTAAAAAAATAATTGTTTTACCATGATTAAAATCACCGCCAAAGGTGAAATGTATCTTACAAAAAAATACCAACACTCAAAATAAATACCTTTCATATAAGGATAAAATAAAGTTTGTAAAGCTTCTTTTTTAAGCACAAAACCTACAAAAATAGCACCAAATAATCCTCCCAAAGGCATCATTAAATTTGAAGCAATAAAATCTAATACATCAAAAAAGCTTTTTCCAAAAAATTCCAAAGAGTCTTTACTCCACTCAATTCCTGATAAAATACACAAACTACCCAAAATATAAACTATAAATGCTATAAAAACCAGTGCTTTTTTTCTTGTAAAATCATAAGAATTAATTAAGTAAAAAGTTAAAGGTTCTATCATAGAAACTGCTGAAGTAATCCCTGCAAAAAATAATGCAATAAAAAAAGCCACAGCTAAGATATTTCCCAAAGGCAAAAAACCCAAGGGATCTATATTTGAAAATAAACTCATTAGTGAAACAAAAATCAAACCAGGACCTTGTTGAGCTGGGTTTCCATCAAATTCAAAAATAAAAGTAAAAACGATAAGCCCCATCATAATGCCGATGATAATGTTGATAATTATAATATTAATAGTACTTGCAATAAAATTGGTTCTATCGGACAAACTTGCTGAATAAGTTATAATTGAACCTACCCCGATAGACAAAGAAAAACAAGCAAGTCCTAAGGCACTTAAAAATGCCCCTACTCCGAGCTTAGAAAAATCTGGAGAGAACAAAAACTCACTAGCCTTAGAAAAACCATCCATACTAAAAGAATACCCAAGCATTAAAATAAGTAAAATAAATAAACTTGGCATCATCCAAACATTAAGTTTTTCTATACCACTTTTAACACCTTTTGAAACTACATAAAAAATTACTATAAATACAAAAGTAAAACATATAAATTGAGATAAAACATCATTAGAAAGTAAATTTCCAAAAATAGCACCACTTTCTTCTATATTTTTTGGTAAAGGAAAAAAACCAAAATATGCATACTTAACAATCCATCCTATAATCACACTATAAAAAGAAACAATCAAAATAGCACCTATTAAAGAAAAACCAACTATAGACCATGCTTTTTTATGTTTTGGTGCTAAAGTATAATAAGCATTTACAGGATCTTTTTCACTAAGCTTTCCTATGCTAAGCTCAGCTAAAAATATAACAAAACCCACACCTAAAGTCAAAAGCAAATATAAAAGCACAAAAGCAGAACCGCCATTTTGTCCTACTAAAGTTGGAAATTTCCAAGCGTTTCCAAGCCCAACAGCTGAACCTGCTACTGCTAAAATAAAACCTATTTTAGAAAATTTTTCATTCATAAAAATAACCTTAAAAAATGTAAAATTATAAAAACGTTTAATGTAGCTAAAAAAAACTTTAATTTGTTTTAAAATACGCTTATTAATTTAAATTTCAATAATTTTAAAGCTATATTAATATATAATTTTTCTTTTATAAATCATGAGTAGGGATACGCAAGCCGAAAAGATTTAATTTATTTTAAGGAAAAATAATGAAAAAAATCGTATTTTTTATGCTAGCTTTAAGTGGTTTTGCATTTGCAGCTGAAGGCTCTATGAATCAATGGCTAGCTTCATTTTCAATTTTAGCAGCAGGTTTAGGACTTGGTGTTGCGGCTTTAGGTGGAGCTATTGGTATGGGTAATACTGCGGCAGCAACTATAGCAGGTACTGCTAGAAATCCTGGCCTTGGCGGTAAATTAATGACTACTATGTTTATTGCTTTAGCGATGATTGAGGCACAAGTTATTTATGCACTTGTTATTGCTCTTATCGCTCTTTATGCTAATCCATTCCAAGCATTAGTAGCAGCTTAATAAAAAAGCCCTTCTAAGGGCTTATATGCGGTTATGGTGGAATTGGTAGACACGCCATCTTGAGGGGGTGGTGCGCTTTGCGTGTGCGAGTTCAAATCTCGCTAACCGCACCATTATACTGTTTAGGATATTATAATAAATGACTTTTTATCTTTTAATTAGTGCCATAGCTTTTTTAATTCTTTTTTTTGCTATTAAAAATTACACTTTAAAATTAGATGAGAAAAAACTAATTGAACCCATAAAGACAAACATATATCCTGAATTTTGTGATTTAATTAATGAAGAAATGAGAAAAATAAAAAATAAGGTTTTGCAAAAAGAAATTCAACTAAAAGATGAAAATAAAAATGATGAATTTTTAGAAATACTTAGCGACATGAGTAGAAAGTTAAATCACATACAAACAATGAATTTAAGCAAAAAAAATAATATTTTATGGGAAGAAACTTTATTTGATTTTTTAAAAGAACTTGAGTCTGTCAATGAAAAATATATCAATTGCTATGAAGAAATTAATGAAGAAGTGCGGAATTCTTTGCAAGATAAATTCTATAATTTAACAAAAAACTAATACAATTAGATTTTCGAAAAAATATGCTATAATTGTGAGATTACAATCTTAAATAAAGGAACTTATCTATGTTTGGTAACAAGAAAAAAGTAAATGAGCAAATAATTCAACTAGAACAATCTAATCAGTCTTTTCAAGATATTTTTAATGCCATTAGCAATACAATGGCTATGATAGAATTTCAAATTGATGGGACTATTATTACTGCGAATGAAAATTTTTTGAAAACCATGAATTATTCTTTGGAAGAAATTCAAGGAAAACACCATAGTATGTTCTGTCTACCAGAAGTAGTTAAGTCTCAAAGATATGCTGACTTTTGGAAGGATTTAAGAAGTGGAAAGTCTAGAAATGGACTTTTTAGACGTATAGCAAAGGGTGGTAAGGACATATACTTAGAAGCTAACTACCTACCAATTATTAGCCAAAAAAATGAAGTGTATAAAGTTATTAAGTTTGCAAATGATATTACACAAAGGCACTATGAAATGCTTAATCTAAAAAATACCATAGAAGCTGCAAATCGCTCCATGGCTATTATAGAATTTGATCCTTATGGAGAAATTTTAGATGCAAATGAAAATTTCACAAAAACTATGGGATATTCTCTAAATGAAATAAAAGGGAAACATCATAGTATGTTTTGTGAAGAGAAATTTAGAAATTCCAAAGAATATACAATATTTTGGGAAGAATTACGAAGCGGAAAATTTCAATCTGGAAAATTCACACGCTATGGAAAAAATAATAAAATAGTATATCTAGAAGCAAGTTATAATCCAGTTAAAAATGATGACGGAAAAATTTATAGAGTAATTAAATTTGCTACAGATATTACAGATCAAATAGTAAGAGATGAAGAAAAATTAAAACTTATCAGTGAGTTAGCCGAACAAAACGACAATTTAACCCAACAAGGAGATGGCGTTATAGAAAATACTGTACAAAATATACAAAACATTGCTGATATGATGAATAACAGTAGTAATTTAGTTTCTTCTTTAAACGAACAATCAGAAGAAATTAAAAATATTATTCAAACTATAAGTGATATAGCCGATCAAACCAATCTTTTAGCACTAA
Coding sequences:
- a CDS encoding sodium-dependent transporter; protein product: MNDKFSKIGFVLAVAGGAIGLGNAWKFPTLVGQNGGFAFVLLYLLLTISIGFCVFLAEIAMGRISQSDPVNAYKSLATKYAQKWKFAGFFMLGGIFVLSFYLVIMGWVLKYMITSIYYLPTNTQEAGVLFGNLIQNSILESSLYFLIAFFLTLFVVSRGVKSGIEKLNVWIMPSLFIMLVLMLIYCFFQDGFKEAFVYLFYPDFSKLNLNSVLTALGLAFFTLCLGIGCITTYAASLKDDTNLITSSIVIIILNICIGLMMGLIVFTFIFKFNANPAEGAGLVFISLTTLFSNLGTIFGHFLAFYFFLALFFAGITSAVSMIEPFTFYLVNEYKISRIKALIFIGFIVFILGMSCILSFSISYGVSFSFFGFSFFDILDKLTSNFMLPLGAIASAIFVGFFIDKEKIYNLFSKFMSKSIFEIWYFLLRFVAPIAIIIIMLNQIL
- a CDS encoding F0F1 ATP synthase subunit C, whose translation is MKKIVFFMLALSGFAFAAEGSMNQWLASFSILAAGLGLGVAALGGAIGMGNTAAATIAGTARNPGLGGKLMTTMFIALAMIEAQVIYALVIALIALYANPFQALVAA
- a CDS encoding sodium-dependent transporter, whose protein sequence is MNEKFSKIGFVLAVAGSAVGLGNAWKFPTLVGNNGGSAFVVVYLLLTLGVAFVIFLAELSIGKLSEKDPVNAYYTLAPKHKKAWSLAGFFMLGAIILVSFYSVVIGWIAKYAYFGFFELPKDTNEAGTIFGNLLSNDVLSQFICFTFVFIVIFYVVSKGVKSGIEKLNVWMMPSLFILLILMLGYSFSMDGFSKASEFLFVPDFSKLSVNSILDALGLAFFSMSLGVCVILTYAASLPDRTNFISSALNIIIINTIIGLMMGLIVFTFIFEFGADPTQQGPGLIFISLTTLFAKLGFLGNILAIAFFIALFFAGITSAISMIEPFTFYLINRYQISRKKALVFVGVIVYFLGSLSILSFYHVSASSLNFFGKSFFDILDFFIQNLLMPISALITAFFVGFVLKKEALQILFHPFMRGVYFEIWYIFLRYVSPLAVILIMARQLFF
- the cetZ gene encoding energy taxis response protein CetZ, with the protein product MFGNKKKVNEQIIQLEQSNQSFQDIFNAISNTMAMIEFQIDGTIITANENFLKTMNYSLEEIQGKHHSMFCLPEVVKSQRYADFWKDLRSGKSRNGLFRRIAKGGKDIYLEANYLPIISQKNEVYKVIKFANDITQRHYEMLNLKNTIEAANRSMAIIEFDPYGEILDANENFTKTMGYSLNEIKGKHHSMFCEEKFRNSKEYTIFWEELRSGKFQSGKFTRYGKNNKIVYLEASYNPVKNDDGKIYRVIKFATDITDQIVRDEEKLKLISELAEQNDNLTQQGDGVIENTVQNIQNIADMMNNSSNLVSSLNEQSEEIKNIIQTISDIADQTNLLALNAAIEAARAGEHGRGFAVVADEVRNLAERTGHSVNEITTTINSIRNVTSEVVQSIRDGLGEVNHSVELAKEAKDCMEKIRNSSAQVAQAMQK
- a CDS encoding sodium-dependent transporter, which encodes MNEKFSKIGFILAVAGSAVGLGNAWKFPTLVGQNGGSAFVLLYLLLTLGVGFVIFLAELSIGKLSEKDPVNAYYTLAPKHKKAWSIVGFSLIGAILIVSFYSVIIGWIVKYAYFGFFPLPKNIEESGAIFGNLLSNDVLSQFICFTFVFIVIFYVVSKGVKSGIEKLNVWMMPSLFILLILMLGYSFSMDGFSKASEFLFSPDFSKLGVGAFLSALGLACFSLSIGVGSIITYSASLSDRTNFIASTINIIIINIIIGIMMGLIVFTFIFEFDGNPAQQGPGLIFVSLMSLFSNIDPLGFLPLGNILAVAFFIALFFAGITSAVSMIEPLTFYLINSYDFTRKKALVFIAFIVYILGSLCILSGIEWSKDSLEFFGKSFFDVLDFIASNLMMPLGGLFGAIFVGFVLKKEALQTLFYPYMKGIYFECWYFFVRYISPLAVILIMVKQLFF